ttaacgacgggatttcctgtcgcgaacccgtcctAAAAGGGgaccgtcgttaatagaaatcccgtcgtaaatccgtcttaaactcgtcgtaaaagacatttgcgacggttattcccgtcattgtttggttgttagccccgtcgcaaaaggcttttgcgacgagaTTTTCGACCCGtcataattaggttgtcgttaaagatacaaattcttgtagtgtaacgATCTTAAGGGACCCAACAATCTTAGCATTctaatttttaaaaattttaactTATGTTCTTAAATCATCAGAATAACTTGTATTAACTTATTGTCATCAAATCACCGAAGTAACTCATATtaactcatcatcatcaaattgAGGATTTGTCTTGTTGTTGGTCAATGattgttgtttatttttttgctttTCATTCATTTTTAGCTATTGTTTatactttatttatttagaGGTTTTTGCATCTCttattcaccaaaaaaaaaaatagaaaaaacaaGTTACGACTAATTTTTTTGGGTACAAATGGAAAAACATGACAGAAAGAGAAAAATAGAGTAcgaatgttcattttaaaaaaaagaaccaTCATACAGAGATACgaattacttcctccgttccggaaatatcgcaccatgattgacttttactcctttaaccattattttgactcttaatatctcaaattgtgttcaagtaaaaattataaaaaattaatatttagaaaatatatatcgatacgaatctaacatgaccccatatgactaaaatttccttatgTACGAATCATAAAAAATGGTCAAAGTCGTCGTGTGAATTGTGTAAAAAAcagatggtgcgatatttccgaaacggaggaagtatatgaatGTACTTCTTTTTTAAAACAATTCCTATAGAAAATATACATGTTTTTCAGAAACAAGTTAAATATTGTAATTTACAAATTATGATTCCTCACTTTTTTATTAATTCTAATATTATTGTATATACTTTAAAAATCTAATACTTTAGAAattaatacaaagtacaaatttaGGAAGTATTAATTCAATGTAAACTtttagattttaattaaatgcaattgtgtttattttattttattttatttatgatGTGGCTAAAGGTGAGTTAACTTGCCGGAAGTGAAGTTGAGGTtttaaaaggtgaaaaaaaagtACAGGTCCCAAAAAATGAAAAACTCAAAAGGTGAGTCCCAAATATTAGCTTAACTCACAATATAACGGTTATAGTACGTGGTTGGATTTTGTTATACATCATACATGGTAAATTAGCAAGTGCTAGTACGTATGGAGTAGCATGTTATGAGCACTTGCTAATTTACCATAGATAGTTATGCACTTATTACTTATGATTTTCCTCCAGGAATTTTTTGTTGCGGATGTACTTTTAGAGAATAGGCCTTCATAGACTATCTTCGTACGTGTATtttgtttgaacttttaatacaTCGTACAAAGCtttgcataaaaaaaaaacaaaaaaaacaaagagaTAGTACGTTCAAATATTTATTCATGAGCAACCAAACACACTTTTTACAAGTTAAAGAACACCTTGCAAAATAAACAGGTCACTGTATAAGGTACATAGTAGCACATAATAGTACATAAATACGTATATGAATATGACAGTTACAGGAGAAGCTTCAAACACATTGCCATACTTGAAATACTTGCTATCATCGCACCAATAAACGAATTTCGTATTCCTCGGTTTCCTGTAAGGACGAAATCGAGAGTCATGCATCAGGGTGTCTTCAATTTATTTTGTTGAACTTACTAATTCATTTTCCAGCATTACATTATTGGTCATAAAAAATTATACACAGTTATTTTGGGCTTATGTAGGGTGAGCATTAGAGctgcataataataatatatatagtactacctctgtttcattAAGTTATTTACGCGTTGAAAAATGTGCTCAAAATTTAGACTTTGCCCCATAAATTTCCGCTATTATATATTATAGAATTATTATCATGTGAGATCCGGTTGAGTTGTTTTAACATGTActtttaaaatatcaactttttattttcatacgaaattggatatattaatacTCAAATATTGCATTTGACCATGTTAAAAAAGAAGTATAAAGAACTTAACGAAATGCAGGTAGTATTCCTTATGTGATTGATAGAGTATAAATCTAATcttcaaccaaaagcttaagccgATGATTGAAGctctaaaattaattttatactctatcacacCCCTCACATGAGGGGTGGATCAAATTTGAATCCGTGATCTTTGTGTCACGCTGGCAAAAATACCATACCAAATAaacaactcaaccaaaagcttaagctgatggtttAAACCCAAGATAAGTTTTATAATTTATTAGTGATATCGATCTATTATTGTGAGTCTATATATAACTCAAATAGTTGGTGACAAAAACATTATACCTGCTGAAAATGTAATTGGGAGACTTCGACGAAAAGTTTGAGAAAAACTCCATGGACGACTTAGCGTCTCACCAGATAATACGTAGCTCAATCTACAGATTGGCGAAAACAATTGTGCATAAACTGAACCAGTATGATTAGTGGTGATTTCACTAAATCCATTTTGCAAGCACGTACTGCAATTAATTGATGTAATATCCGGATTGCATTGAGCAAATGCGTAAATGGTTTCAAGGGACGTGTATTTGGCTGTCATGGTGGCAAAGTAACGAGAGGAAACGGGAAATTCAGAGGTAACGTTGCTAATGAGATCGATAAAAGTGTTACCCAAAATCTGACCAAAATTTGTTTCTAGGTCTGCGGTTTGACGACTAGCTTGAACGTACCGTGGCAATTCCACCATAATAGTGGAGAATGAAAGGTTAGCATAGTGTAAGATACATTCTTCGTAATATACGATGCCTTCTACACTCGAAAGGCACGAAGTAATGTTAATGGCGGCACTAGCTACACAACTTTGGCATGTTTGAGGAGAGACGTCGTAACGACAGTAAAAGAAGGCGTTAACTTGGTCTTCGCCAACGCCGGTAGTGTTGGTGCTATAGTAAGAGGTTGATGCTTCGAATGTGAGTTGAGTTATGGCGTTTTCGATGTTGGCTTCAAAGCCGCTAAGATGGGTAAAAGGTGCGAAACAACCGTGGTTTATATAAGTGAGTTGGGAGTTAACACTAAGAATTGATGAAATGATGAAAAAAATagggaattgaattttgtataggaAAGAAGTAGCCATGTTTGTAATATATGTTGGAATGTTGGATTGATGGTTGAGGGAAGATGCTTTTGTGTTCGATGTTATATATAAGTGGATGAGTGAGTGACCAAGTGTGGTATAACTACCTTTCTACTGTTATGATATGACATGGTCTTGGCAAAAGAATAGTTATTTAATGTTAACCGTATGAAAGTGGATTAATTTACATGGTCTTATATTCATCATTATCTTGCCGTGATTGTATGATTTTTGTTCTAAAGGAAAGTCTCtgattttaatttggaattttcAAACATTTAACGATGACAGTGTATAGGAATAGTCAATCATCTACTTACTCCACTTATAATGAGTTTTACGGTTATTATTTACAAAAATATTAAGATAAATGGAAAAAGCGCATGTGTGTAAAATGAAGATGACTGTaacagaatatggataaagtaaggaGAGAGTGTAAAAACGTGGGTGAGTAACACAAAGTAGGATCAAGTGAGTATAAATATGTAAATCTTATGGGGTTAAAATGGTatattttcatgtccaaaaatagtgTAAAGcgcaatgcaaaaacaatatgaGAACAGACTAATACGAATAGTGTAAATATATCACTATGAAAGGAGGTAGTATATACAAATGAAAGATCTTCACCGTACAACCATAACACATGCTAGTTTTTGTGGCACATGTGTTCAATATAACACTATGagagaattttgaatttttattctGCATAAAAGTATCTGAGTGCCTCAAATgttagtctagattagttaattaatagtagaaagaacaatgtttccctgtggatacgatccctgcgtcccttgctatatttttagttggtgaacgttaggtttatctttgataggagtgcgatttagcctgtcaaggAGCAGATGCGACGCCGTGGAGGAGCAGCTTCGACGCGGTGGAGGAGGGGAACAACGCCGGCGATGGGTGAGGGAACAGCAACGGCGACGCGTGGTGGGGCAGCAGTGAGGTGTGTGCAGTGAGTGTTTTGGTTTCACAGTCTTTCCCAGAGAACaagaaaggaagagaagaaccAGAGAGGGGAAGAGAGATGAAAATTGGTGAAGCAGAGAAGAGGCTTAGGACAGAGAAGCGGGGGAAAAAAAAGGAATTATTTTGTGCGGGTCTTTtgtaaatgagcccgcacttgagtttAAAGCCCGTACTTGAACTCAAGTGCAgccaattttctaaaatgtgcctgcacttgtgaaaatgttattttttttttttgtgtgtactctcaagtgctgccaatttattaAATGACCCGCACTTGAAGAGAAGCACATGACGATTTTTCTTCTattgagtcttgagtcgccttgaacataatatactaattaacgtaaagtgtaacccaaagagctccAAAACTCTTGGagcgtatataccttgagtatgaacaatgggggaattcttgccggaaaacttgtactcctacaatgatacaagacgttgtttcaatctcttttatgccgttgtgcattggaattcctgtcggtatggcccgactgtcgatagtagcccgacttattttggtgtaaggttggctcccatcaccctttctttcattttgaggatactttactttacccgttcgaagctactttttattaaactgtgagtcaagagtcgtgtcgagtgtcgagtcttgtctccatgtttatctgtttattatatggattttgcatgtggattatctaattcgtcgagtgaagcatgttaggatagaatgttattctagcttgttcgtactcagcttttgctgacttcgtgcttcatgtcttttggtcatggcctttgccttaatgaccctatgattatccatcaattgcatttgcgttgttggggagtagatttttaatgaAGCAGGTTTGtggagataacttgcgggagaagttgtCATGGGATTCGTATTGAGAGTTTAATCTtccatattttataaaatccacTTTTATTTATAGTCAAGACTAATACTATCGTTTCTACTACTACTATttacagttaatggattttcaaatggtttaatactttggatttgggcctcaatggttccaacttgttttaatgaccattaactatttatttaatatgttttgaaagttagttaattccgctgcgtaattctggtaaatagccttagccgttatcacggtggcggtaatatcttggtaattcctgtgttttaagttggaaaatattttataaaaagcaaggaattattagggtgctACAGGACGGCTTGGCCTCCAAACCCAATAAGCGGCTGGGAGATGGGTTTCAGATCATCCTTGGAATACTTGAGCCCTTCGAGGAACTTTAGAGTGATAATGTCGGCAGATGACCCACTATCATATTCACCAACACTCGCCCTACTGTCGAATCGGCAACCTTAATCTCCATTACTAGGGGGTTGtcatgggactcttgaattggGCGGCCAGTGTTCCCGCTAAATGTCATTACCGGAGCTGTTTGAGAAGCCGGGGATACTTTCAAGACTTGATGTTCAAGTGCCCACAAGCTATCTTTTGCGTTGCTGACAGACCCGCCTGTTGCTAGGCCTCCAGCTATTACTCCAATGTAGTCCCCTGTATCTTCACTAGCGGATTCCCTTTCCTTGGCTTTTCCTTTGGGGGAGAATTCTTCCTTAAGTAATCATTCAGCTTGCGCTCGTCGACCAAGCGATCCAATTCCCTTTTTAGCTCCCTACAGTTCTTCGTGGTGTGCCCGCACTCATGGTGGAACTCACACCATAGCGACTTGTCTCGCTTTGCGATTGCCGGAGGCTTGGGGATGATGTCTTTTAGATCAAGGTAAATCTCTCGCCTGTTGCGGTTGTACCTCGGATCTTCACCATGGTCATCAGCTATTACTGACCTTTTGAGGGAGGGTTGAACTTGATCGGGGCTGCcattttctattttcttcttGTCCGATTTTGAGGTCTCTCCCCAACTAGGCTTTTTTTTTTGCCTTGTGCTACGCTTACTACCCCAACTGATTTTGTATACATCTGTGGCTTGGATTACTTTTGGGCTTTTTCCATGGCTTCTTCAAAGTTGGACACCCCGGACTTGATCAACTCAAACTTGAAGTCATCTGGCTGAAGACCTGCCAAGAGGGCTGCGAACTTGGTTTCGTCCATGAGATTGTGTATCTTTAGGAATTTTTCATTGAATCTCTTAATATAATTGCGAAGGGTCTCCGTTTCTCCATGTCTGACCGCCATTAAGTTGACACTTGTCTTTTGGTGCCTCCAACCAACCGCGAATTTGCTGATGAAAACTTTTTCAAGCTCACTATAGCTCTTGATACTTCCCTTTGGCACGTGCTTGTTGAACCAGATAAGGGCCAGACCCTTCAAAGTGGTAGGGAAGTATCTGCACCAAGTAGCCCCACACCCGGTCTGGACGTTCATTTGGGCCGCATAGGCAGCCATGTGCTCTTCTGGGTCAGTAGTTCCATCAAAAGCTTCGATGGTAGAGACCTTCACTTTGCCCCAGCGGGGAGTGTTCATTATTCCTTTGGAGAAGGGAGTGAGAGCCTCTTTCAATGATGAGGTATGCCTGTGCCTATCAGTTCTTGGTGGAGGGGAGTCTCATCTTCCTCTTGGGGAGGCATGCCTATCTCTACTCTATGGGAGAGGCGAGTAAGTTCGCTAACGGCGTGGAGGACTCCTTCCTATTCTTGAGGGTGAGCGATGCCTTGGGCGATGAGAAGATGAATGAGCCCCTGACTGTTGATCGGGGGTTGAAGCCCTTGCTCTATGGGAATGACCTCTAACCCGGCTAGGGGGTGAGTGGCCTCTAAATGGGCTAGGGGGTGAGTGGCGTCTCCTTATGGGAGAAGGTGAGCGCCTTCTGGGAGATGTCCTGCGGGAGCTGACTTCGATTGGTTCGACTTGTTCTGAAGGAGTGGGGTGTCCTCTTGCGGAGGCGGTAGTCTTAGCACTAGAGGGGGGGGTAATCCTCGGGTGACCCTATCATTCCTGATGGCTTCTTTGGCTTGTTCGAGGCGCCTCCTGAGCTAGAGGTCCCGAGCATCAAGGTCTCCTCTGTGCAGCTGTCGTTCTTCAATCACCCGTCGTGCATCTTAACTGACCCTTGATTGGTGAGGGCGAGGTTGTGCCCCACCCCTGTCACCTAGCCTTTCCATCACACTTCGAGGCTGTGCCCTGTGGATGGTATGAGATGCTGTGCTCACCCTTGAGCTGACGGGGAGAGTGGGTGGCTTCCTCGAAGGTCCTTCTCCTGCGTCTTGGAGGTTGCAGATAGCCTCATTGACTTGTGCAACCATATGTTCCAGATCCTTTTTGGTGACCAAGTCTTCAGGGTGACCCTCAACATGGGGCCTCTCATGCTCATGATCACCATCGTGATCATCTCTGTTGTGCGGAGTGGGCATTAGCACGTAGTTAGGATGAGACTTTGATCGGGGAGAGGAGGAGTGTTGTCTGGTTCATCGACTATTAAGCATGGCTTGTAGTTGACTTCCCCACAGGCGCCAACTATTTCTGCGAATAAATTGCTAACTATGAAAGTAGGGGAAGCCTCGTCAACCTGACTGTTATTTTCCTCCAATCGGCTGTCGTTTTCCTACAAAAGGGAGTGGCGGGGTTCCCGAAaaaaccctctccgacgctcaagtcggtccttgttagagagagaaagtagtcaGAGAGTGAGTTTGGGAATAATTGCATACCTGAGTAATGATAAGATGAGccatatttatagtaatgctggatggcattattagtaaatatggGCAAGTGTAGGGGTGTG
This Spinacia oleracea cultivar Varoflay chromosome 6, BTI_SOV_V1, whole genome shotgun sequence DNA region includes the following protein-coding sequences:
- the LOC130464379 gene encoding cysteine-rich repeat secretory protein 9-like codes for the protein MATSFLYKIQFPIFFIISSILSVNSQLTYINHGCFAPFTHLSGFEANIENAITQLTFEASTSYYSTNTTGVGEDQVNAFFYCRYDVSPQTCQSCVASAAINITSCLSSVEGIVYYEECILHYANLSFSTIMVELPRYVQASRQTADLETNFGQILGNTFIDLISNVTSEFPVSSRYFATMTAKYTSLETIYAFAQCNPDITSINCSTCLQNGFSEITTNHTGSVYAQLFSPICRLSYVLSGETLSRPWSFSQTFRRSLPITFSAGNRGIRNSFIGAMIASISSMAMCLKLLL
- the LOC110778355 gene encoding uncharacterized protein, translating into MNTPRWGKVKVSTIEAFDGTTDPEEHMAAYAAQMNVQTGCGATWCRYFPTTLKGLALIWFNKHVPKGSIKSYSELEKVFISKFAVGWRHQKTSVNLMAVRHGETETLRNYIKRFNEKFLKIHNLMDETKFAALLAGLQPDDFKFELIKSGVSNFEEAMEKAQK